The stretch of DNA CTAGCGTTGTTGATCATTTTTCCAACTAACGTTCGTTAGCTGGTTTTCACGTTACCTGTAagggtaactaacgttagttagtgaGTCACTTGTTAACGTCAAATCATAGCTAGCTAACGATAGAAACGttatatagctagctaacgtttgttAGCTGCGCGACCAAGAACGTCGGGACGGTTAAGTTAGCTAGCTTCGTGCTAACGCTAACTACCCGTGGTTTGTATGTGTCGATGTTGCAATTGTTAACGATGGGACATGAAGCAACGTTAGTTATCTAGCTGATGCAAATACAATTGAATATAGCTAGCTATTTAGACATAGCTATGAAGTCCACATAAGTGTAAGCAAGCCTACCTCATAGGGTCAAGTATGATTTTGCAGCTCTCTTCCTCGTACGGTATGATTTGACTTCGTAGACTATTCGTTTGGGTTGCTACTTTGGCTAACAGTCCCCACGGTGGTGTGCAAGTTTAGCTAGCTAAAGCAACACAACCCAAAAACATAAATGTAGTCCTCACGCACTCGAGTATCAACTGTGGAGCGTTGGTTTCTGGTATTCCGTTTTCCACTGTTTAAAATGGGTAAACTAGACTTCTCTTTTTGCTAACAGTGGGCTACTCCGCTTTGGAGTGTCCGGTTCCACGTTATACTGCAAAATCCATTGGCCAAAAGGTACACTGACCCTGGTTGATGTCAACTGCACGACACTTTGCTGATTGTTTGGTTTGTGGACGAGTAGCCGAGGCACAGTGGCAATGGTAGCTGTGGCCAAATAGAAAACTCCAGTGTTGCACATTCTGGTTAGGCAGGTGATGTTGGTCGCGTGCTCCCACTAGCTTCAAGATAACCTCATTGCACTTTATATCTTCATATGGCTTTGCGGCAGACTAGACTTTATGTTGCATATTGCTGCCTTTCACTGTTTGGAAAGTGCATTAGCACATTTGCTCACAAAAGAAATGGGGGGGAATGAAATTGCACCACCATCTAACCCTATATATACACCACTACCCCCAACACACCTTCCCACTACTTTGGCCCCAACATAACCTACTCCAGACCGTCAGCCTGGGAGGCTGGATCCCATTCTCCCCCAAAAAACTGTTCTTCTAAACTAAAATCTCTGATATGCAAAAACTTCTCTGCTGTGGTTCCAACGCAGGGCTAAGGgtcagaaggttgagggttcgccgaCCATCACAGACGAGCTCACTCTTCCTGCCtgtttcatcaaatcaaattttatttgtcacgtgccgaatacaagtgtagactttaccgtgaaatgcttccttacaagcccttaaccaacagtgccgttcaagaagaagaaaatatttaccaagtagactcaattaaaaagtaataataaaagtaacacaataagaacaataacaaggctatatacagggggcaccgggtaccgagtcagtgtgcgggggtacaggttagttgaggtaatctgtacatgtaggtgggggcgaagtgactatgcataggtaacaaacaaacagcaagtgtacaaaagggagagggggtcaatgtaaattgtccgggtggcgattttatgaattgtttagcagtcttatggcttgggggtagaagctgttgaggagccttttggtcctagacttggcactctggtaccgctttccgtgcggtagcagagaaaacagtctataacttgggtgactggcgtctctgacaattttatgggctttcctctgacaccgcctattatataggtcctggatggcaggaagcttggccccagtgatgtattgggcatttcgcactaccctctgtagcgccttacggtcagatgccgagcagttgccaaaccaggcggTGATGGAAccggtcagaatgctctcgatggtgcagctgtagaacattttgaggatctggggacgcatgccaaatctttttagtctcctgagggggaaaaggttttgtcgtgccctcctcacaactgtgttggtatgtttggaccatgatagttcgttggtgatgtggacaccaagaaacttaaaactctcgacccgctccactacagccctgtcgatgttaatgggggcctgttcgggccaccttttcctgtagtccacgatcagctcctttgtcttgctcacattgagggagaggttgttgtcctggcaccacactgccagttgtctgatctcctccctataggcagtctcatcgttgtcggtgatccggcctaccactgttgtgttgtcagcaaacttaatgatggtgttggagtcgtgtttggccacgcagtcgtgggtgaacagggaatacaggaggggactaagtacacacccctgaggggccccagtgttaaggatcagcgtggcagacgtgttgttgcatactcttaccacctgggggtggcccgtcaggaagtcgaggatccagttgcagagggaggtgtttagtcccagagtccttagcttagtgatgagcttcgtgggcgctatggtgttgaacgctgagctgtagtcaatgaacagcattctcacataggtgttccttttgtccaggttgagaaagggcagtgtggagtgcgattgagattacgtcatctgttggggcggtatgcgaattgagagtgggtctagggtgtctgggaggatgctgttgatgtgagccatgaccagcctttcaaagcacttcatggctaccgacgtgagtgccacggggcggtaatcattacACTATGATCAATTATCAGCTCGGGGGAAATCATAAAATCTACATTTATAATtatatatttataattatataaaacATGCAATGAattttccaccaacaggtttctgtgccaatgatctccagagccctgttcctcctccacgcactctccctgtggtgcgtgtctccagcccagtacctccagttccggcaccacacaccaagcttactgtgcgtatccagagccctgtacacactgttccttctccccgcattcgccctgaggtgcgtgccctcagcccggtaccaccagtgccggtaccacgcaccaggcctctagtgcgcctcgagagtccaatgtgccctgttcctgctccccgcactagccttgaggtgcgtgtctccagtccggtaccaccagttccggaaccatgcaccaggcctactgtgcgcctcagcaggtcagagtcggccgtctgtccaacgccgcctgcactgcctgcctgcccagcgccatctgagctgcctccctgcccagcgccatctgagctgcctccCTGCCCAGCTCCGTcggagctgcctgcctgcccagctccgtcggagctgcctgcctgcccagcgccatctgagctgcctgcctgcccagcgccatctgagccgcccgtctgtcccgagccattagagccgtccgtcagtcaggagccgccagagccgtccgtcagtcaggagctgccagagccgcccgccagtcaggagctgccagagctgcctgccagtcatgagctgccctccagtcatgagctgccttccagtcatgagctgccctccagtcatgagctgccctccagtcatgagctgcccttcagcccggAGCTgaccctcagtccggagctgaccctcagtccggagctgaccctcagtccggagctgccattagtccggagctgcccttcaatccggagctgcctctctgtccggagctgcctctcagtccggagctgcccctctgtcctgagctacctctctgtcctgagctacctctctgtcctgagatacctctctgtcctgagctacctcgctgtactgagctacctctctgtcctgagctgtctcctcaatctagtggggaccttggtgaagagggtcgccactcaaaggacgctaatgagggggacaaagacaatggtggagtggtggcctcgtcctgcgccggagccgccaccgcggacagatgcccacccagaccctccccttgagttttagggggtgcgttcggagtccgcacctcaggaggggggtactgtcacgttctgaccatagttcttgtgtgttttgcttgttttagtgttggtcaggacgtgagctgggtgggcattctatgttgtgtgtcttgtttgtccgtttctatgtttggcctaatatggttctcaatcagaggcagatgttttgtgttgtctctgattgggaatcatatataggtggcttgttttgtgttggggattgtgggtggttgtttcctgtctctgtgttttctctgcaccagatagggctgtagccacgtttgttatttttgttattttgtattttgtaagtgttcactgtttaatcgtcattattaaatcatgttgaacacgagctacgctgcgtcttggtccaatccctgctacacctcctcttctagtgaagagagggaaggctgccgttacaggtggcattgtcatgctggagggtcatgtcaggatgagcctgtaggaagggtaccacatgagggaggaggatgtcttccctgtaacgcacagcgttgagattgcctgcaatgacaacaagctcagtccgatgatgctgttacACACCGCccaagaccatgacagaccctccacctccaaatcgatcctgctccagagtacaggcctcggtttaacgctcattccttcgacgataaacgcgaatctgaccatcacccctggtgagacaaaaccgcgactcatcagtgaagagcactttttgccaatcctgtctggtccagcgacggtgggtttgtgcccatagacgacATTGTTGCCAgtaatgtctggtgaggacctgccttacaacaggcctacaagtcctcagtccagcctctttcagcctattgcggacagtctgagcactgatggagggattatgcgttcctggtgtaacttgggcagttgttgttgccatcctgtacctgtcccgcaggtgtgatgttcggatgtaccgatcctgtgcagctgttgttacacgtggtctgccactgtgaggacgatcagctgtccgtcctgtctcattgtagcgctgtcttaggcgtctcacagtacagacattgcaattcattgccctggccacatctgcagtcctcatgcctccttgcagcatgtctaaggtacattcacgcagatgagcagggaccctgggcatctttcgtttgtatttttcagagtcagtagaaaggcctctttagtgtcctaagttttcataactgtgaccttaattgcctaccgtttgtaagctgttagtgtcttaacgaccgttcattaattgtttatggttcattgaacaagcatgggaaaccgtgtttaaaccctttacaatgaagatctgtgaagttatttggatttttacgaattatctttgaaagacagggtccagaaaaagagacgtttctttttttgctgagtttatatgtattttttcATGGTACACGAGACACCAGTCTGATTtgcgcc from Salvelinus fontinalis isolate EN_2023a chromosome 20, ASM2944872v1, whole genome shotgun sequence encodes:
- the LOC129817327 gene encoding uncharacterized protein LOC129817327, coding for MCPVPAPRTSLEVRVSSPVPPVPEPCTRPTVRLSRSESAVCPTPPALPACPAPSELPPCPAPSELPPCPAPSELPACPAPSELPACPAPSELPACPAPSEPPVCPEPLEPSVSQEPPEPSVSQELPEPPASQELPELPASHELPSSHELPSSHELPSSHELPSSHELPFSPELTLSPELTLSPELTLSPELPLVRSCPSIRSCLSVRSCLSVRSCPSVLSYLSVLSYLSVLRYLSVLSYLAVLSYLSVLSCLLNLVGTLVKRVATQRTLMRGTKTMVEWWPRPAPEPPPRTDAHPDPPLEF